The Solibacillus daqui genome has a segment encoding these proteins:
- the hisA gene encoding phosphoribosylformimino-5-aminoimidazole carboxamide ribotide isomerase → MQFRPCIDLHDGKVKQIVGSTLGYQDKEVVENFTSEHDSSYYASLFQQNKLTGGHVIMLGPGNVDAAIRALQAYPNGLQIGGGITADNATKYIEAGASHVIVTSYIFHDGILDIARLEKLVQAVGKERLVIDLSCRKRDDKWFVVTDKWTKFSDFEVNAQSIQQIENYCDELLIHAVDVEGKRSGMQEELVRDLAQWTSIPTTYAGGVRSLEDLKEFESISNGKLHVTIGSALSIFGGDLDFQKVVTYCK, encoded by the coding sequence ATGCAATTTAGACCATGTATTGACTTACATGATGGCAAAGTCAAACAAATCGTCGGCAGCACGCTCGGCTATCAAGATAAAGAAGTTGTAGAAAATTTTACATCCGAGCATGATTCCTCATATTATGCATCATTATTTCAGCAAAATAAATTAACAGGTGGACATGTCATAATGCTTGGCCCTGGCAATGTAGACGCGGCAATTCGCGCGTTACAAGCGTATCCAAACGGCTTGCAAATTGGCGGTGGTATTACCGCTGACAATGCAACGAAATATATTGAGGCCGGCGCATCACACGTTATCGTTACCTCTTATATTTTTCATGATGGGATATTAGATATAGCGCGCCTCGAAAAATTAGTACAAGCTGTCGGCAAAGAAAGATTAGTCATTGATTTAAGCTGTCGCAAACGTGATGATAAATGGTTTGTTGTAACCGACAAATGGACGAAATTCAGTGATTTTGAAGTAAATGCACAATCGATTCAGCAAATTGAGAATTATTGTGATGAGTTATTAATTCATGCGGTTGACGTGGAAGGCAAACGTAGTGGTATGCAAGAGGAGCTTGTTCGTGATTTAGCGCAGTGGACTTCGATTCCAACTACGTATGCTGGTGGTGTACGTTCACTTGAGGATTTAAAAGAATTCGAATCAATCTCAAATGGTAAACTTCATGTAACAATTGGCAGTGCATTATCAATTTTTGGTGGCGATTTAGATTTCCAAAAGGTTGTAACGTATTGTAAGTAA